In Actinoplanes sp. NBC_00393, a single genomic region encodes these proteins:
- a CDS encoding glycoside hydrolase: MIGPAAALTALALAAVPASAVPPANTQTPGVTVTIDPSYQQPEFQGWGTSLVWMAEATGDYPDEIRKRLVDLVFGADGLNLNIARFNIGGGNAPTVRPYLRPGGAVPGFWKAPEPYGPQDKEWWNPDDPAHWDLDADPAQRWWVDQVKDRITHWEAFSNSPPWFQTVSGYVSGGFDPNTDQIRADRVEEFAEYLVRVTEHLEDAHGIAFDTIDPLNEPNTNYWRTTLGADGQPTGGRQEGAHAGPALQAQVVTALKNRLASASTGALVSAPDETNPGTFVTDWYGYPQAAQDAVSQLNVHTYGTGQRTAARDVAKAEQRPLWMSEVEGSWGNDYTSMNSGLGMAQRIIDDIRELEPSAWVLWQPIEDADNMVAEGNLQWGSIHVPFDCTPTDTLATCPIRTNTKFDTIRNFTHYIRPGDRMVKVSDTATTAAIRRDGKGATAVHANQTAQERAVTLDLSKFGTISRRATITPIVTSADGKLVRGARVAVSGKKATLTVPAQSVTTFLIDGVSGVAGKHLMNGHTYRIEGVQSGRSLTPDAGGAAIRTSDPAAAGQLWTFRALGDGLSNRERYVISNAGTGQRLAVRDGAVVVEDDSGTADDGAQWVLSTTGDGTYTLVNVAARRLIDVPGQATADGTRVSLYQPTSGANQRWAVRDETVVETAQVAAYTVPGLAPTLPATVTAVQAGGGRASLPVTWRMPPERRWRTPGTVTVRGTATDVLGRTVAAEARVVVDVFTRTRPASAATYVGGEPVLPATVTGLGRYGGRAELPVTWNPAPAGAFDTIGVVTLTGTATVVDGTTVPATVRVRVTEAVEGRAEVSSVTATFTEGGYSTAGLANGDTTDKAWSNWKPSDRNPSDTITVRLPGVRDVTRVVTHFYRDNASGGGLAQSLRVGVPAADGTCAGGEEIPVGTASPLAVPAPVGSRTDAVCVVLTAVPNGYLTVAEIEVLAKVAG; this comes from the coding sequence ATGATCGGACCCGCCGCCGCCCTCACGGCACTGGCGCTGGCAGCAGTGCCGGCCTCGGCCGTTCCCCCGGCGAACACGCAGACCCCCGGTGTCACCGTCACCATCGACCCGTCGTATCAGCAGCCCGAGTTCCAGGGCTGGGGCACCAGCCTGGTCTGGATGGCCGAGGCCACCGGCGACTACCCGGACGAGATCCGGAAGCGTCTCGTCGACCTGGTCTTCGGCGCCGACGGCCTGAACCTGAACATCGCCCGCTTCAACATCGGCGGCGGCAACGCGCCCACGGTCCGTCCCTATCTGCGCCCGGGCGGCGCCGTGCCCGGCTTCTGGAAGGCTCCCGAGCCGTACGGGCCGCAGGACAAGGAGTGGTGGAACCCGGACGACCCGGCGCACTGGGACCTAGACGCCGACCCGGCGCAGCGCTGGTGGGTCGACCAGGTCAAGGACCGGATCACCCACTGGGAGGCGTTCAGCAACTCCCCGCCGTGGTTCCAGACGGTCAGCGGCTACGTCAGCGGCGGCTTCGACCCGAACACCGACCAGATCCGGGCCGACCGGGTCGAGGAGTTCGCCGAGTACCTGGTCCGGGTCACCGAGCACCTGGAGGACGCGCACGGCATCGCGTTCGACACGATCGACCCGCTGAACGAGCCGAACACCAACTACTGGCGGACCACGCTCGGCGCCGACGGGCAACCGACCGGCGGCCGTCAGGAAGGCGCGCACGCCGGCCCGGCGCTGCAGGCACAGGTGGTGACCGCGCTGAAGAACCGGCTCGCGAGCGCGTCCACCGGCGCGCTGGTCTCCGCGCCGGACGAGACCAACCCCGGCACCTTCGTCACCGACTGGTACGGCTACCCGCAGGCCGCCCAGGACGCGGTCTCCCAGCTCAACGTGCACACGTACGGGACCGGGCAGCGCACTGCGGCCCGCGACGTGGCCAAGGCCGAGCAGCGCCCGCTGTGGATGAGCGAGGTCGAGGGCAGCTGGGGCAACGACTACACGAGCATGAACTCCGGGCTCGGCATGGCCCAGCGGATCATCGACGACATCCGGGAGCTGGAACCGTCGGCGTGGGTGCTGTGGCAGCCGATCGAGGACGCCGACAACATGGTCGCCGAGGGCAACCTGCAGTGGGGCTCGATCCACGTCCCGTTCGACTGCACGCCAACCGACACCTTGGCGACCTGCCCGATCCGGACCAACACCAAGTTCGACACGATCCGGAACTTCACCCACTACATCCGGCCGGGCGACCGGATGGTCAAGGTCAGCGACACCGCCACCACCGCGGCGATCCGTAGGGACGGCAAGGGCGCCACCGCGGTGCACGCCAACCAGACCGCACAGGAGCGGGCGGTCACGCTGGACCTGTCCAAGTTCGGCACGATCTCCCGCCGGGCCACGATCACCCCGATCGTGACCAGCGCGGACGGCAAGCTGGTCAGGGGCGCCCGGGTCGCGGTGTCCGGCAAGAAGGCCACCCTGACCGTGCCGGCGCAGTCGGTCACGACGTTCCTGATCGACGGGGTGTCCGGGGTCGCCGGGAAGCACCTCATGAACGGCCACACGTACCGGATCGAGGGGGTGCAGAGCGGCCGCTCGCTCACGCCGGACGCCGGCGGCGCCGCCATCCGGACCAGCGATCCGGCGGCGGCCGGGCAGCTGTGGACGTTCCGGGCGCTGGGTGACGGGCTGAGCAACCGGGAGCGGTACGTCATCAGCAACGCCGGCACCGGACAGCGCCTCGCCGTGCGGGATGGGGCGGTGGTCGTCGAGGACGACAGCGGCACGGCGGACGACGGCGCGCAGTGGGTGCTGTCGACGACCGGTGACGGCACGTACACGCTGGTCAACGTGGCGGCGCGGCGGTTGATCGACGTGCCGGGACAGGCGACCGCGGACGGCACCCGGGTGAGCCTCTACCAGCCGACGTCCGGAGCCAACCAGCGCTGGGCGGTACGCGACGAGACCGTGGTGGAAACCGCGCAGGTGGCGGCGTACACAGTCCCGGGTCTTGCTCCGACCCTGCCCGCGACCGTGACCGCGGTGCAGGCCGGCGGCGGCCGGGCCAGCCTGCCGGTCACCTGGCGGATGCCGCCGGAACGGCGATGGAGGACGCCCGGGACCGTGACTGTCCGTGGCACCGCGACCGACGTCCTGGGCCGGACCGTCGCCGCCGAAGCACGCGTCGTCGTGGACGTGTTCACCCGGACCAGGCCGGCGAGCGCGGCCACCTATGTCGGCGGCGAGCCGGTGCTGCCGGCCACAGTGACCGGCCTGGGCCGGTACGGCGGACGCGCCGAACTACCGGTGACCTGGAATCCCGCCCCGGCCGGCGCATTCGACACGATCGGCGTGGTGACACTGACCGGCACCGCGACCGTGGTGGACGGCACCACCGTCCCGGCGACGGTCCGGGTGCGGGTGACCGAGGCGGTCGAGGGCCGGGCCGAGGTCTCGTCGGTCACCGCGACCTTCACCGAGGGTGGTTACTCGACGGCCGGCCTGGCCAACGGCGACACCACCGACAAGGCCTGGTCGAACTGGAAGCCGAGCGACCGCAACCCGTCCGACACGATCACCGTGCGGCTGCCCGGCGTGCGTGACGTGACCCGGGTGGTGACGCACTTCTACCGGGACAACGCGAGCGGCGGCGGCCTGGCCCAGAGCCTGCGGGTCGGCGTGCCGGCCGCCGACGGCACCTGCGCCGGCGGCGAGGAGATCCCGGTCGGCACGGCGAGCCCGCTCGCCGTGCCGGCGCCGGTCGGCAGCCGCACCGACGCGGTCTGCGTGGTGCTGACCGCGGTGCCGAACGGATACCTGACCGTCGCCGAGATCGAGGTCCTGGCGAAGGTGGCCGGATGA
- a CDS encoding QsdR family transcriptional regulator — MHYLHHSGLDMEGLAGELSISRATLYRAVGSRDALLGEVLWALARLLLDEARGEAAGAGPDRVIEVSRVFAELMFSAQQLRQFVAAEPQTAARVLVTPATDLQQRGVAAQLEIFHEAGLAGDEEDLRRRAYLYVRLLGSVMYSELLGVGNVEFDLAEPALRALLPH, encoded by the coding sequence ATGCATTACCTGCACCATTCCGGATTGGACATGGAAGGGCTGGCCGGCGAATTGTCGATCAGCCGGGCCACGCTCTACCGGGCGGTCGGCAGCCGGGACGCACTGCTCGGCGAGGTCCTCTGGGCGCTCGCGCGGCTGCTGCTGGACGAGGCCCGCGGCGAGGCGGCCGGCGCCGGGCCGGACCGTGTCATCGAGGTGTCCCGGGTGTTCGCGGAGCTGATGTTCTCAGCTCAGCAGCTGCGGCAGTTCGTGGCGGCCGAGCCGCAGACCGCGGCGCGGGTGCTGGTCACCCCGGCCACCGATCTCCAGCAGCGGGGTGTGGCGGCGCAGCTCGAGATCTTCCACGAGGCCGGTCTGGCCGGCGACGAGGAGGATCTGCGCCGCCGTGCGTACCTTTATGTCCGGCTTCTCGGATCGGTCATGTACAGCGAGTTGCTAGGCGTCGGGAATGTCGAATTCGACCTCGCCGAACCCGCATTGCGAGCACTGCTGCCGCATTGA
- a CDS encoding RNA polymerase sigma factor, protein MRTVGPDRESRFRALYADSHADVLRFARRRVHPSHAEDVVADAFLVAWRRFDEAPLRTADARAWLFGIARNCLLNTARGLGRQDALAVRIATVAPPAEAEAGDESVAHRLDLAAAWKQLTAGEQETLALTVFEDLTSPQAARVLGITATSYRLRLLRARRALRRHLDQAGTSPEGSLAALGLDTMENPS, encoded by the coding sequence GTGAGGACAGTGGGACCGGACCGGGAATCGCGCTTCCGGGCGCTCTACGCCGACAGTCATGCCGACGTGCTGCGCTTCGCGCGGCGCCGGGTGCATCCCAGTCACGCCGAGGACGTGGTCGCCGACGCCTTCCTGGTGGCCTGGCGGCGGTTCGACGAGGCGCCGCTCCGGACCGCCGACGCGCGGGCCTGGCTGTTCGGCATCGCCCGCAACTGCCTGCTCAACACCGCTCGCGGGCTGGGCCGGCAGGACGCGCTCGCGGTCCGGATCGCCACGGTGGCGCCGCCCGCCGAGGCCGAAGCGGGCGACGAGTCGGTCGCGCACCGGCTGGACCTGGCGGCGGCCTGGAAGCAGTTGACCGCCGGTGAGCAGGAGACGCTGGCGCTGACCGTCTTCGAGGACCTCACCTCACCGCAGGCCGCCCGGGTGCTGGGGATCACCGCGACGTCGTACCGGTTGCGGCTGCTGCGGGCCCGGCGTGCCCTGCGCCGCCACCTCGATCAGGCCGGGACGAGCCCGGAGGGCTCACTGGCCGCTCTCGGCCTCGACACCATGGAGAACCCGTCGTGA
- a CDS encoding DUF6817 domain-containing protein, translated as MSSDVREWLQQSGADTIRHPGGTLYAHLCRVEERLGKLGHGDDVCAAGLTHAAYSTDGFDLALVFWQERERLRDLVGAPAEELVYRYGACDRDRTWARLAETKQITDRFTGGTAELTAEDLTPFVDLSIVNELDVFEQAPAVLEKNRAYFKKVFTAWRPLASAPVAEEVDRLFASR; from the coding sequence ATGAGCTCTGACGTGCGCGAGTGGTTACAGCAAAGTGGAGCCGACACGATCCGGCATCCGGGCGGCACCCTCTACGCCCACCTGTGCCGGGTGGAGGAGCGGCTCGGGAAGCTCGGTCATGGCGACGACGTGTGCGCCGCCGGGCTGACCCACGCCGCCTACAGCACCGACGGCTTCGACCTGGCGCTGGTCTTCTGGCAGGAGCGGGAGCGGCTGCGCGACCTGGTCGGCGCCCCGGCCGAGGAGCTGGTGTACCGGTACGGGGCGTGCGACCGGGATCGCACCTGGGCACGGCTGGCCGAGACGAAACAGATCACCGACCGGTTCACCGGCGGGACCGCGGAGCTGACCGCCGAGGACCTGACCCCGTTCGTCGATCTGAGCATCGTCAACGAGCTGGACGTCTTCGAGCAGGCGCCGGCGGTGCTGGAGAAGAACCGGGCGTATTTCAAGAAGGTCTTCACCGCCTGGCGCCCGCTGGCCTCGGCCCCGGTCGCCGAGGAGGTGGACCGCCTGTTCGCCAGTCGCTGA
- a CDS encoding CHAT domain-containing protein produces MTVPLRPGWMTLGSLNTEDLHGRPGPARAAALRAAADDPRHRMLHLTDACYGALSAGEAKHALRLLDELESGAGAPDRHLTALRAWALQLDGNWYPGGIGAETTMDPAGAFVTPAPGIPETELIEHLVADGPPSLATVRAHTEGMLRSGNEAAAGQLAVQGIRSLETLACLANRLGAVALGHWCDIAGADLMHRIGLDGEARHMLAQARTAATLLNLPGLVGVTYLVEGDWWATPGSHPESLGYDLAPQPGPSPALRHRDVVRAADCYTAAASWAAGLPLPRLHAALELRQATLAWFAGDRPARRRHLLAARDAWTTAGDTAGVQLSAVHLLIADLDEGRVPTLGCGNRAPERGPVAGVLNWAASVGSRAWCAGLGRLLQRAAEHWQADGSLSRARLGYLAALPLLAADPALPTRSVVTALAGLESRTGLTDEALIRLERLGHAPGGPPEFVAAHQLEAALGMVDAHRRRIDSADAEHAARGLLRLRGRLDELLPRLRDPHPAIQALATIDVLVPLARCGHANRRGMPEQAEQWYRVALEAAERPGAPADLRPLVLVAGERRAEACTALTELDRDRVLPGEVLAPLALRAGDFALAGRAFTRSGGPARARWDWPEALTAAEIALAHGDAAAAFGYAGTGVGLVEEYAGTLLRDADRAAVHHRAVGLYLVAAKALAILAHAEHHRPDAADLRRRSLAAAERWLAPAARPEPDHAGSGAMGIPALADAWQQWRQCTADRTAHAGRLLAAIDTPGAGDAGPLLQIVDTADAALTRAECEVERVSPGALLRRAAPPEPLDVRLLQSRLAADTVVLEYLTAGSELLLWAVTRDDVLVHHSRVSERHLAALVRRFHSRCAAGHAPGPEATELSALLLTDVAAVLRRHRRVVVVPSGPLRLVPVHALPFEDRPLGMDRVVSYAPSLTPLADCTTALDQPVVPAKPLIVADPAAERSQRPGLRPLPGARVEARAAAAILGCGPDEVLVDEAATRSAIRERSPGRDVLLFATHTSAFPSGDGVLSGAELAVLSGGDTGRTTVTLGDDVAGLTRAMSRAGIRQVVLPLWPVDDAVAPVVICRFLRGLADGAPPAYALAEAQRFVARAGADRLRAEYVALGGVPGPVVLRGVKPRDDESAEPLGGDAERHWAPFVLIGL; encoded by the coding sequence GTGACCGTTCCGCTGCGCCCCGGCTGGATGACCCTCGGTTCACTGAACACCGAGGATCTGCACGGCCGTCCCGGTCCGGCCCGGGCCGCCGCGCTGCGCGCCGCCGCCGACGATCCCCGGCACCGGATGCTGCACCTCACCGACGCCTGTTACGGCGCGCTCTCCGCCGGCGAGGCCAAACACGCGCTGCGGCTGCTCGACGAGCTGGAGAGCGGCGCCGGCGCCCCGGACCGGCACCTGACCGCGCTGCGCGCCTGGGCCCTGCAGCTCGACGGGAACTGGTATCCCGGCGGCATCGGCGCGGAGACCACGATGGACCCGGCCGGCGCCTTCGTCACCCCGGCGCCGGGCATCCCGGAGACCGAGCTGATCGAGCACCTGGTCGCCGACGGCCCGCCCAGCCTCGCCACCGTCCGCGCGCACACCGAGGGCATGCTGCGCTCCGGCAACGAGGCGGCCGCGGGACAGCTCGCGGTGCAGGGGATCCGGTCCCTGGAGACCCTGGCCTGCCTGGCGAACCGGCTCGGCGCGGTGGCTCTCGGCCACTGGTGCGACATCGCCGGCGCGGACCTGATGCACCGGATCGGCCTGGACGGCGAGGCACGGCACATGCTGGCCCAGGCACGTACCGCGGCGACGCTGCTCAACCTGCCCGGGCTGGTCGGAGTGACCTATCTGGTGGAGGGCGACTGGTGGGCCACGCCCGGGTCGCATCCGGAGAGCCTCGGCTACGACCTGGCGCCGCAGCCCGGTCCCAGCCCGGCGCTGCGCCACCGCGACGTGGTCCGCGCGGCCGACTGCTACACCGCCGCGGCCAGCTGGGCCGCCGGTCTGCCCCTCCCCCGCCTGCACGCCGCGCTCGAGTTGCGGCAGGCGACCCTCGCCTGGTTCGCCGGGGACCGGCCGGCCCGGCGACGGCATCTGCTAGCCGCCCGGGACGCGTGGACCACCGCCGGGGACACCGCGGGGGTGCAGCTCAGCGCCGTCCACCTGCTGATCGCCGACCTCGACGAGGGACGGGTGCCGACTCTCGGCTGCGGGAACCGGGCGCCGGAGCGCGGACCGGTCGCCGGCGTGCTGAACTGGGCTGCCTCGGTCGGCAGCCGGGCCTGGTGCGCCGGGCTGGGCAGGCTGCTGCAACGCGCCGCCGAGCACTGGCAGGCCGACGGCAGCCTGTCCCGGGCCCGGCTCGGCTACCTGGCCGCGCTGCCGCTGCTCGCCGCCGACCCCGCGCTGCCGACCCGGTCGGTGGTCACCGCGCTGGCCGGCCTGGAGTCCCGGACCGGGCTCACCGACGAAGCGCTCATCCGGCTGGAACGGCTCGGGCACGCGCCGGGCGGCCCGCCCGAGTTCGTGGCCGCCCACCAGCTCGAGGCGGCCCTCGGCATGGTCGACGCGCACCGGCGGCGAATCGACTCGGCCGACGCCGAGCACGCGGCCCGCGGGCTACTGCGCCTGCGCGGCCGGCTCGACGAACTGCTGCCGCGGCTGCGCGACCCGCACCCGGCGATCCAGGCGCTGGCCACCATCGACGTGCTGGTGCCGCTGGCCCGCTGCGGCCACGCGAACCGGCGCGGCATGCCGGAACAGGCCGAGCAGTGGTACCGGGTGGCCCTGGAAGCGGCCGAGCGGCCCGGCGCCCCGGCCGACCTGCGCCCGTTGGTGCTGGTGGCGGGCGAGCGGCGGGCCGAGGCCTGCACCGCCCTGACCGAACTGGACCGGGACCGGGTGCTGCCCGGCGAGGTGCTCGCCCCGCTCGCGCTGCGGGCCGGGGACTTCGCGCTGGCCGGGCGGGCGTTCACCCGCTCCGGCGGCCCGGCGCGGGCCCGGTGGGACTGGCCGGAGGCGCTGACGGCCGCGGAGATCGCGCTGGCGCACGGCGATGCGGCGGCGGCGTTCGGGTACGCCGGGACCGGTGTCGGCCTCGTCGAAGAGTACGCCGGAACCTTGCTCAGGGACGCGGACCGGGCCGCTGTCCACCACCGGGCCGTCGGGTTGTACCTGGTCGCCGCCAAGGCGCTGGCGATCCTGGCGCACGCCGAACATCACCGGCCGGACGCGGCTGACCTGCGGCGGCGCTCCTTGGCCGCGGCCGAGCGGTGGCTGGCGCCCGCTGCGCGTCCCGAGCCGGACCACGCCGGCAGTGGCGCCATGGGCATTCCGGCGCTCGCCGACGCCTGGCAGCAGTGGCGGCAATGCACCGCCGACCGGACAGCGCACGCCGGGCGGCTGCTGGCCGCGATCGACACGCCCGGCGCCGGGGACGCCGGCCCGCTGCTCCAGATCGTCGACACAGCGGACGCCGCGTTGACCCGCGCCGAGTGCGAGGTGGAGCGGGTCAGCCCGGGTGCCCTGCTGCGCCGGGCCGCGCCGCCGGAGCCGCTCGACGTACGGCTGTTGCAGAGCCGGCTCGCCGCGGATACCGTGGTGCTGGAGTATCTGACCGCCGGATCGGAGCTGCTGCTCTGGGCGGTGACCCGCGACGACGTGCTCGTGCACCACAGCCGGGTGTCCGAACGGCACCTGGCCGCACTGGTCCGCCGCTTCCACAGCCGCTGTGCCGCCGGGCATGCGCCCGGACCGGAGGCGACCGAGCTGTCCGCCCTGCTGCTGACCGACGTCGCAGCGGTGCTCCGCCGGCACCGGCGGGTCGTGGTGGTGCCGTCCGGACCGCTACGCCTGGTGCCGGTGCACGCCCTGCCGTTCGAGGACCGGCCCCTCGGCATGGACCGGGTGGTGTCGTACGCGCCGAGCCTCACCCCGCTCGCCGACTGCACCACCGCCCTGGACCAGCCCGTCGTGCCGGCGAAGCCGCTGATCGTGGCCGACCCGGCCGCCGAGCGGTCACAGCGGCCCGGCCTGCGGCCCCTTCCCGGCGCGCGGGTCGAGGCCCGGGCCGCGGCGGCGATCCTCGGCTGCGGGCCCGACGAGGTGCTCGTCGACGAGGCGGCGACCAGATCGGCGATCCGCGAGCGCTCACCCGGCCGGGACGTGCTGCTGTTCGCCACGCACACCAGCGCGTTCCCGTCCGGCGACGGGGTGCTGAGCGGCGCGGAGTTGGCGGTGCTCTCCGGCGGCGACACCGGGCGCACCACGGTCACCCTCGGCGACGACGTGGCCGGGTTGACCCGGGCCATGTCACGCGCCGGGATCCGCCAGGTGGTCCTGCCGCTCTGGCCGGTCGACGACGCGGTGGCGCCCGTGGTGATCTGCCGCTTCCTGCGCGGGCTCGCCGACGGGGCGCCGCCCGCCTACGCCCTCGCCGAGGCGCAACGGTTCGTCGCGCGGGCCGGGGCGGACCGGCTCCGGGCGGAGTATGTCGCGCTGGGTGGCGTACCGGGTCCGGTGGTGCTGCGGGGCGTCAAGCCACGCGACGACGAGTCTGCCGAGCCGCTCGGCGGCGACGCCGAGCGGCACTGGGCCCCATTCGTGCTGATCGGCCTGTAG
- a CDS encoding xylulokinase, with the protein MTIAPQVLAIDLGTSGMKAALVAADGTVTGWAERPVPLHVLPGGGAEQDPVAWWDALAEVVADLGREHSEHLRAVTTICSSTQGEGTIAVDANGDPLTRCISWLDMRGAANLRRQFGGFPAYDGMSILKIARWLRLTGGMPSVTGKDPAAHMLLVRDAMPEVYARTATFLNVLDWINLKLTGRTVATVDSILTSWVTDNRRADAIRYDTGLVAASGIDRDKFPPIVACTEVIGTLAPSAADHLGLPASVQVVAGAIDNTAAAIGAGTVRDNEPHLYLGTSSWIAAHVPKKKTDVLTGIASIPCAIPDRYLMTALQATAGANLTWLRDKIVEYDDPIVSAGHVSRDEGTIFDAFDKIIPMVPAGANGVIYTPWLYGERAPVDDANLRAAFLNISLETTRSDLLRAVFEGVALNTRWLAKAVDKFLGAPVTSMVITGGAARSGSWCQIFADVLGIEIRRDANPVTVNARGAGWIGAVGAGMIDFADLTALARNDHVFEPGADHATYDEVYDIYQDLHKRLAPVYRRLNRQTR; encoded by the coding sequence GTGACCATTGCGCCGCAGGTGCTGGCGATCGACCTGGGCACGTCCGGGATGAAGGCCGCCCTGGTCGCCGCCGACGGGACGGTGACCGGGTGGGCCGAACGCCCGGTCCCGCTGCACGTGCTGCCCGGCGGCGGGGCCGAACAGGACCCGGTCGCCTGGTGGGACGCGCTCGCCGAGGTGGTCGCCGACCTGGGCCGGGAGCATTCGGAGCACCTGCGCGCGGTGACCACGATCTGCTCGTCGACGCAGGGCGAGGGGACGATCGCGGTGGACGCGAACGGCGACCCGCTGACCCGGTGCATCAGCTGGCTCGACATGCGCGGGGCGGCGAACCTGCGGAGACAGTTCGGCGGCTTTCCCGCGTACGATGGCATGTCGATCTTGAAGATCGCGCGCTGGCTGCGCCTCACCGGCGGCATGCCGTCGGTGACCGGAAAGGATCCGGCCGCGCACATGCTGCTGGTCCGCGATGCCATGCCCGAGGTGTACGCGAGGACCGCGACCTTCCTGAACGTCCTCGACTGGATCAACCTGAAGCTGACCGGCCGCACGGTGGCGACCGTCGACTCGATCCTCACCTCGTGGGTCACCGACAACCGCAGGGCGGACGCCATCCGCTACGACACCGGCCTGGTCGCGGCGAGCGGCATCGACCGGGACAAGTTCCCGCCGATCGTGGCCTGCACCGAGGTGATCGGCACGCTCGCCCCCAGCGCTGCCGATCACCTCGGTCTCCCGGCGTCCGTGCAGGTGGTGGCCGGTGCGATCGACAACACCGCGGCCGCGATCGGCGCCGGCACGGTCCGCGACAACGAACCCCACCTCTACCTCGGCACGTCGTCCTGGATCGCGGCGCACGTACCGAAGAAGAAGACCGACGTGCTGACCGGCATCGCGTCCATTCCGTGCGCGATCCCGGACCGCTATCTGATGACCGCGCTGCAGGCCACCGCCGGCGCCAACCTGACCTGGCTGCGCGACAAGATCGTCGAATACGACGATCCCATCGTCAGCGCCGGGCACGTCAGCCGCGACGAAGGCACCATCTTCGACGCCTTTGACAAGATCATTCCGATGGTCCCGGCAGGCGCGAACGGCGTCATCTACACCCCTTGGCTGTACGGCGAACGCGCCCCGGTCGACGACGCGAACCTGCGCGCCGCGTTCCTCAACATCTCCCTGGAGACCACCCGCTCCGACCTGCTGCGCGCGGTCTTCGAGGGCGTCGCGCTGAACACCCGCTGGCTCGCCAAGGCGGTCGACAAGTTCCTCGGCGCCCCGGTCACCTCGATGGTGATCACCGGCGGGGCGGCCCGGTCCGGCTCGTGGTGCCAGATCTTCGCCGACGTGCTCGGCATCGAGATCCGCCGCGACGCCAACCCGGTCACGGTCAACGCCCGCGGCGCCGGCTGGATCGGCGCGGTCGGCGCCGGGATGATCGACTTCGCCGATCTGACCGCGTTGGCCCGCAACGACCACGTCTTCGAGCCGGGCGCCGACCACGCCACCTATGACGAGGTCTACGACATCTATCAGGACCTGCACAAACGGCTCGCGCCGGTGTATCGGCGGCTCAACCGGCAAACGCGCTGA